The Pseudomonas sp. Marseille-Q3773 DNA window AAGCCAACCTGGACAAGGTCGGCTTCGACGCCTATCACAATGCCCCGGCTGCCGGTAATGTCAGCGGCAGCATCAGCGGTGACCTGGGCCACGGTGAGCTGCGCCTGGATACCGATGCGTTCATGCTGCATCTGTACCCGATATTCGCCAAACCCTGGCACTACCAGAAGGCCAATGCGCGCCTGACCTGGACCCTCGACCAGCAAGGTTTCACCTTGGTCGCGCCCTACCTCAAGGTGCTGGGCGAGGAAGGCAAGATCGCCGGTGATTTCCTGATCCGCCTGTTGTTCGAGGAAGGGCGCGAGGACTACATGGACCTGCGTGTCGGCCTGACCGAAGGCGATGGCCGCTACACCGCCAAGTACCTGCCCGAGGTACTCAGCCCGGCGCTCGACGAATGGTTGCGCAGTGCAATCGTCAAGGGCATGGTGGATGAAGGCTACTTCCTGTACCAGGGTTCGCTGAACCATGGGGTCGCGCCGGAAGCGCGCAGCATCAGCCTGTTCTTCAAGGTGCGGGATGCGGCGCTGGACTTCCAGCCCGGCTGGCCGCAGGTGCAGCACGTGGATGGCGACGTGCTGATCGAGGACAGCGGTGTGCGCATCAAGGCCCAGCGCGGAGTACTGCTCGATACCAAGGTCAGCGATGTGAGCGTCGATATCCCGCACGTCGAGGCGGGCCAGCCCAGCCATCTGTACCTCGATGGCGACTTCGATGGCAGCCTCGGCGATGGCCTGAAGATTCTCAAGGAAGCACCTATCGGCACGGGCGAGATCTTCGCTGGTTGGGAAGGCGAAGGGCCACTCCTGGGCAAGGTCAAGCTTGATATTCCTCTGGCCCATGGGCAGCGGCCGAAGGTACAGGTGGACTTCACCACTCATGATGCCCAGCTGAAAGTCGCGCCGCCGAGCCTGGAGCTCAGCCGTCTGAAGGGCGACTTCAGCTTCGATTTCGACAAGGGCCTGAGCGGCAAGGGCATCAGCCTGCAGGCTTTCGGCAAGCCGGTGACGGCGCAGATTCGCGCCGAAGGCCAGCCCGGGCAGATGCAGACCCGCATCAGCGCCAATGGCCAGGTGTCGCTCAAGGCGCTGACCGACTGGTTGCAGTTCAAGCAGGCCTTGCCGGCCTCCGGCGAACTGCCGTACCAGCTGCAGCTGAGCCTGGGTAGCCGGGACAACCGCTTGAACGTCAACTCCAGCCTCAAGGGCGTGGCCATCGACCTGCCAGCACCGTTCGGCAAAACTGCGGCCGAAACCCGTGACAGCCGGTTCAGCATGACGTTGCAGGGGCCGGAACGGCGCTTCGATGCCGCATACGTCGACCTTGCCCGCTTTGCCTACGCTGCGCCGGCCGACAAGCTGGCCCAGGGCCGTGGCGAGCTTCTGCTGGGCACCGGCGATGCGCAGCTGCCGGCTGGCCAAGGCCTGCGTGTGCGCGGCCGCCTGGAGACGCTGGACCTGGCGCCCTGGCAGGAACAGGCCGCGCGCCTGGCTGGCGGCGACCCGGGTGGCAGCGCGCGGCAGAATCTGCAGGGTGTCGACCTGAGCATCGGCCAGTTGAAGGCGTTCGGCATGGACCTGAACCAGGCCGTGGTACGCCTGGCCCGCAGCGGCCCGGCGTGGGACGTGCGGCTGGACAGCAAGGAAGTCATCGGTAATGCCCGGCTGCCGGATGCCAAGGGCGCGCCACTGGTGGTGCGCATGCAGACCTTGCGCCTGCCGGCTGCCAGCGCTGCCGAACAGCAGGCGGAAGAAGGGCCGGACCCGTTGGCCGCGTTCGACCCGCGCAAGGTCCCGGCGCTGGACCTGAGCATCGACAAGCTGTACCGCGGTGATGACCTGTTCGGCAGCGCATCGCTCAAGTTGCGGCCAACCGCGCGTGGCGTGACCGCCAGTGACATCGACCTGGCCTTCAAAGGTCTGCATATCAACGGGGGTGGCGGCTGGGAAGGCGAACCTGGCAGCACCGGCAGCTGGTACAAGGGGCGTCTGGACGGCCAGAACCTGGCCGACGTGCTCAAGGCCTGGGGTTTTGCCCCTACCGTGACCAGCCGCGATTTCCGCCTGGATGTGGATGGCCGTTGGCCGGGTTCGCCGGCAGCAGTCAGCCTCAAGCGCTTCTCCGGCAGCATGGACGCTGCGCTGCGCACCGGCCAGTTCGTCGAGGTCGAAGGCAGCGCCCAGGCGCTGCGGGTATTCGGCCTGCTCAATTTCAACTCGATCGGGCGACGCCTGCGCCTGGACTTCTCCGACCTGTTCGACAAGGGCCTGGCCTACGACCGGGTCAAAGGCCTGCTGGTGGCCAGCGATGGTGTCTACGTGACCCGCGAGCCGATCGCGGTGACCGGTCCGTCGAGCAATTTCGAGCTGGATGGCACGCTGGACATGGTGAACGACCGGGTCGATGCCAACCTGCAAGTGAGCCTGCCGGTGACCAACAACCTGCCGCTGGCGGCGCTGATTGTCGGTGCGCCAGCGGTTGGGGGGGCGCTTTTTCTGGTCGACCGGCTGATCGGTGACCGCGTGTCGCGTTTTGCCAGCGTGCACTACCGTGTCGAGGGACCGTGGAAAGAGCCTAGAATCACATTTGTGAAACCGTTCGAAAAATCCCGTCAGGAGTCCCCATGAAGGTTGCAGTCATCCAGATGGTCAGCCAGGACGATGTGCTGGCCAACCTGCAACGCGCCGGTGCCCTGCTGGAGCAGGCAGCATCCGGCGGCGCGCGCCTGGCCGTGCTGCCGGAAAACTTCGCCGCCATGGGGCGCAAGGATGCCGCCGCCATCGGCCGCGCCGAAGCGCTGGGCGAAGGGCCTATCCTGCCATGGTTGAAACGCACCGCCCGCGACCTCAGGTTATGGATTGTCGCCGGTACCTTGCCGTTGCCACCGGTCGGTCAGCCCGAAGCCAAGGCCCATGCCTGTTCGTTGCTGATCGACGAACACGGCGAGGTGGCGGCACGCTATGACAAGCTGCACCTGTTCGATGTGGACGTCGCCGACAACCGTGGCCGCTATCGGGAGTCCGATGACTATGCCCATGGCGCCCAGGTGGTGGTAGCGGATACCCCGGTGGGGCGGCTGGGGTTGAGCGTGTGCTACGACCTGCGCTTCCCCGAGCTCTACAGCGCATTGCGTGCTGCGGGTGCGGAGCTGATCACGGCGCCGGCCGCCTTCACCGCGGTAACCGGCGCGGCTCACTGGGAGGTGCTGGTGCGCGCCCGCGCCATCGAAACCCAGTGCTACCTGCTGGCGGCAGCGCAGGGCGGTACCCACCCGGGGCCACGGGAAACCCATGGCCATGCGGCGATCATCGACCCTTGGGGGCGCATCGTCGCGGAACAGGCGCACGGCGAAGCGGTACTGCTGGCCGAGCGCGACATCGACGAACAAGCGTCCATCCGGGCGCGCATGCCGGTGCTGTCGCACCGGCGCTTCTTTTCGCAGGACGCGTTGCGGCCTGCGCACACCTCGGAGTGACTATGAGCCAGATGTTATCCACCGTCAGCGAACAGCTCCTGGCCCCAGGCGGCTTGACCCTGGACAGCCTGCAGAGCGTGCTCGGTGAGTTGGCCGGCCCCGGCATCGACGCCGCCGACCTGTATTTCCAGGGCCAGATCTCGGAAACCTGGGCGCTGGAAGACGGCATCGTCAAAGAGGGCAGCTTCAACCTGGACCAGGGCGTGGGCGTGCGTGCCCAGTCCGGCGAAAAGACCGGTTTTGCCTACAGCAACGCGATCAACCTCGAGGCGTTGACCTCGGCGGCCCGCGCCGCCCGTTCGATTTCGCGCGCCGGGCAGGACGGCAAGGTGCAGGCCTTCCGCAGCCAGGATGTAGCCGCCCTGTACCCCGCGGACAACCCGCTGGATGTGCTCAGCCGTGCCGAGAAGGTCGAGCTGCTGAAGCGGGTCGATGCCGCAACCCGTGCCCTTGACCCGCGCATCCAGCAGGTCAGCGTGAGCATGGCAGGGGTCTGGGAGCGCATCCTGGTCGCTGCGGCCGATGGCAGCCTGGCCGCCGATGTGCGCCCGCTGGTGCGCTTCAACGTCAGTGTCATCGTCGAGCAGAATGGCCGCCGCGAGCGGGGCGGGCAGGGCGGTGGCGGGCGTACCGATTACCGCTTCTTCACCGAAGAGCGGGTCATGGGCTATGCCCGCGAAGCGCTGCGCCAGGCGCTGGTGAACCTGGAGGCGATCCCGGCGCCGGCCGGTACCTTGCCGGTGGTGCTGGGGTCGGGCTGGTCGGGCGTGCTGCTGCACGAGGCCGTCGGCCATGGCCTGGAGGGCGACTTCAACCGCAAGGGCAGTTCGGCGTTCAGTGGCCGCATCGGCGAGAAAGTGGCGTCGAGCCTGTGCACCATCGTTGACGACGGCACCTTGGAGGGCCGCCGCGGTTCGCTGAGCGTGGATGATGAAGGCACACCGACCGAGTGCACCACGCTGATCGAAAATGGCGTGCTCAAAGGCTACATGCAGGACAAGCTGAACGCCCGCCTGATGGGCATGGCGGTGACCGGCAACGGGCGCCGGGAATCCTACGCCCACCTGCCGATGCCACGCATGACCAACACCTACATGCGTGCTGGCGAAAGCGACCCGCAGGAAATTATCGCCTCGGTGAAAAAAGGCATCTACTGCGCCAACCTGGGCGGCGGTCAGGTGGATATCACCAGCGGCAAGTTCGTGTTCTCGACGAGTGAGGCCTACCTGATCGAAGATGGCAAGATCACCGCGCCCGTGAAAGGGGCGACCTTGATTGGCAATGGCCCGGAGGCAATGAGCCGGGTGTCGATGGTTGGTAACGACCTGGCGCTGGACAGCGGAGTCGGGACGTGTGGCAAGGACGGGCAATCGGTGCCGGTCGGGGTCGGGCAGCCGACCTTGAAGCTGGATGCGATCACGGTGGGTGGTACGGGGGCGTGATGGCCTTGGGGGCCGCAAAGCGGCCCCATAGGGGTCAGCGCAAGCCGCGCTGCAATTCGTCGAGGTCGCGGATGTACTTGAACACCTTGCGCGCAGCGGCTGGCGGCTTGTTCCGCGCCTTTTCGTGCTGGGCATGGCGCACCAGTGAGCGCAACTGCTGGCGGTCGGTATCGGGGTACTCGTTGACGAAGCGTTCGAGGTCTTCATCGTTACCGTCGATCAGCCGGTCGCGCCAGCGCTCCAGGCTGTGGAAACGCTCGTTGTACTGGCGCGTGGAGCTGTCCATCTGTTCGAGCAAGGCGTGGATCGCGTCCAGGTCCTGCACGCGCATCAGCTTGCCGACGAACGACATGTGCCGTTTGCGGGCGCCGTGGGCGGTATGCTTGCTGGCCTCGGCCAGGGCCTTGCGCAACTCGTCGGTCAACGGCAGGCGCGCCAAGGTATCAGCCTTGAGCGTGGTGAGGCGCTCGCCGAGTTCGACCAGCGCATGCAGTTCACGCTTGATCTGGGTTTTGCTTTTTTCGCCGTCGAAGGCGTCGTCGTTTGAATCAACCATGGTGGCAGTCCGCTAGAAATCGCCGCCATGATAACCAGTCGGGGGCCGCTTGTCCGGCCCGGTCGTAGAATGATCCTTGCCGAACGCAGAATTTGAGTGGAGAGAACCATGAGTGCAGTCCAGAGCGTAGGTCCCAAGGACCTGCCAGCTTTGCAGGAGCAGGTCGAGGCGATCATCGCCGAGGCGCGCCGCCAGGGGGCCAGCGCCTGCGAAGTGGCGGTGTCGCTGGAGCAGGGCCTGTCCACCACGGTACGCCAGCGCGAGGTCGAAACGGTCGAGTTCAATCGCGACCAGGGCTTTGGCATCACCCTCTATGTCGGCCAGCGCAAAGGCTCGGCCAGTACCTCGGCCAGTGGCCCGGAGGCCATTCGCGAGACCGTCGCCGCTGCCCTGGCGATTGCCAGGCATACGTCCGAGGACACATGTTCCGGCTTGGCCGATGCGGCGCTGATGGCCCGCGAAATTCCCGACCTTGACCTGTACCATGACTGGGATCTGGAGCCCGAGAAGGCGATCGAGATGGCGCTGGCCTGCGAGGCGGCGGCATTCGACGCCGACCCGCGCATCCAGAACGCTGATGGCACCACCCTCAATACCCATCAGGGATGCCGCGTATATGGCAACAGCCATGGCTTCATCGGTAGCTACGCTTCTACCCGGCACAGCCTGAGCTGCGTGATGATCGCCGAAGGCGATGGGCAGATGCAGCGCGACTACTGGTACGACGTGAACCGTCAGGGCAACCTGTTGGCCGACCCGCGTAGCATTGGCATGCGCGCTGCCCAGCGTGCCGCCAGCCGGCTGGGGGCGCGGCCAGTGCCGACCTGCGAAGTGCCGGTGCTGTTTTCCGCCGAACTGGCCGGTGGCCTGTTCGGCAGCTTCCTGTCGGCCATTTCCGGCGGCAACCTGTACCGCAAGTCGTCGTTCCTTGAGGGCACCCTCGGCCAACGCCTGTTCCCTACCTGGTTGACCCTCGACGAGCGCCCTCATATTCCGCGCGCATTGGGCAGCGCAGCGTTCGATGGCGACGGCCTTGCGACCTATGCCAAGCCGTTCGTGGACAATGGTGAGCTGGTGTCCTACCTGCTGGGTACCTATTCCGGGCGCAAGCTGGGCCTGCCAAGTACGGCCAATGCCGGCGGCGTGCATAACCTGTTCGTCAGCCATGGTGTCGAAGACCAGGCGGCGCTGATCCGGCGCATGGGCCGCGGGTTGCTGGTGACCGAGCTGATGGGGCATGGGCTGAACATGGTGACGGGCGATTATTCGCGTGGTGCGGCGGGCTTCTGGGTCGAGAATGGCGAGATCCAGCATGCGGTGCAGGAAGTGACCATTGCCGGCAACATGAAGGACATGTTCCAGCAGATTGTGGCGATTGGCAGCGATCTTGAGACCCGCAGCAATATCCACACCGGCTCGGTGCTGATCGAGCGGATGACGGTGGCGGGTAGCTGATCAGCAGAAGACAATTCAGTCCCGGCCTTCGAGCCGGGATTTTTGTTTCCGCACCTTTCCCTTGAATTGATACAGATTATCAATTAATAATGAATATCATTACCTAGCAACCCGGCGATGATGTTCATGAAACCCGTCTTCCGCGAATTGCCCTACCTGGACAACTGGCGTTGGCTCAGCCTGCGCATCCGCTGCGCGCTCGAGCCCGACGAGCCGCGCCTGATCGAGCACTACCTGGCTGAAGGGCGCTATCTGGTGTGCTGCACCGAAACCTCGCCGTGGACAGTGGCTTTGAGCGCCTTCCGCCTGCTGCTGGATACCGCCTGCGACCGCATGCTGCCGTGGCATTGGCGCTGCCAGTGCCTGGACCAGGCCTGGCGCCCGCTACTGGACCTGCGCAACCTCGACCGCCAGGCCAACAACCAGCGGTGGCAACCTTACGCCCTGCAGCTGGCCAATTGCCGCCTGCTGCCGTCGATTTCCCCCGATGAACTGATGCAAGGATCTGAACATGAGTGATACCCGTATCGAGCGTGACAGCATGGGCGAACTGCAGGTACCGGCCCAGGCCCTGTACGGTGCCCAGACCCAGCGCGCGGTCGACAATTTCCCGATCAGCGGCCAGCGCATGCCCGCCCAGTTCATTCGTGCGCTGCTGTTGGCCAAGGCTGCGGCGGCCAAGGCCAACGTCGAGCTGCAACAGCTGTCCATGGCGCAGGGTGGGGCCATCGTCAGCGCCGTCGAACAACTGCTGGCGGGGGATTTCATCCAGCACTTCCCGGTGGATGTGTTCCAGACCGGTTCCGGCACCAGCTCGAACATGAACGCCAACGAGGTGATCGCCACCTTGGCCAGCCGTGCCCTGGGTGACACTGTCAGCGCCAACGACCATGTCAACTGTGGGCAGAGCAGCAATGACATCATCCCCACTACCATCCATGTCAGCGCTGCCTTGGCCCTGCACGAGCAGCTGCTGCCCGCCTTGGCGCATCTGGTGCAGGTGATCGAGGTCAAGTCGAAGCAAGTGCATCAGTACGTCAAGACTGGCCGCACGCACCTGATGGATGCCATGCCAGTACGCATGAGCCAGGTGCTGGATGGCTGGGCTGCACAGCTCAACGGAGCCAAGGCACATATCGAAGCCACCCTGCCGAGCTTGCAGGCGTTGGCCCAGGGTGGGACCGCAGTGGGTACCGGCATCAACGCGCACCCGCAATTCGCTGCCAGCTTCGCCCGTCAGCTCAGCAGCCTGACCCGGATCGAGTTTTCCCCTGGGCAGAATCTGTTCGCCCTGATCGGCTCGCAGGACACCGCCGTAGCCCTGTCCGGCCAGCTCAAGACGGCTGCGGTGGCGTTGATGAAGATCGCCAACGACCTGCGCTGGATGAACTCCGGGCCCCTGGCCGGCCTGGGTGAGATCGAGCTGCAAGGCCTGCAGCCGGGCTCATCGATCATGCCAGGCAAGGTCAACCCGGTGATTCCGGAAGCCACCGCGATGGTCGCCGCCCAGGTGATCGGCAATGACGCCACCATCGCCATTGCTGGTCAATCCGGCAACTTCGAGCTGAATGTGATGCTGCCGGTCATTGCCCGGAACCTGCTGGAAAGCATCGAGCTGATGGCCAATGCCAGCCGCCTGCTGGCCGACAAGGCTATCGCCAGCTTCAGGGTCAACGACAGCAAACTCAAGGAGGCCCTGGCGCGCAACCCGATCCTGGTCACGGCGCTGAACCCGATCATTGGCTACCTTAAGGCCGCCGAAATCGCCAAGACTGCCTACCAGCAGGGGCGCCCGATCATCGATGTGGCACAGGAGCATACCGATCTGTCGCGTGAGCAACTGGAAACGCTGCTGGACCCGGAGAAGCTCACCGCTGGCGGTCTCTGACCCTGCATCGCTGCCCAGGGTTGCCAGGCGTCGAGCCGCTGCCCTGGGCGGGTTTACTCGCCTTCGTCGAAATAGTTGTTGATCAACTCGACCAGCGCTTGCATGGCTTCGTCGTCCTGATCCCCTTCGGTATGCAGGTACACCTGGGTGCCTTTGCCTGCCGCCAGCATCATTACCGCCATGATGCTCTTGCCATCCACCAGCTTGTCCGGCGCGCGGCCGACCCTGACCTGGCAGGGGAAGCGGCCGGCCACGCCGACAAACTTGGCTGCCGCCCGGGCGTGCAGCCCCAGCTTGTTGATGATGGTGATTTCACGGGCGGGCATCGTGGGGCGGATCCTTGGGCTAGAGGTCGCGGTGGCGAACCTGGACGTTTTTCAGGGATTGCTGCAGCAACTGGCCGAGGCGTTCGGTGAGGTATACCGAACGGTGGTGGCCGCCAGTGCAGCCAATGGCAATGGTGACATAGGCGCGGTTGCTGGCAGCGAAGCGGGGCAGCCACTTGAGGAGGTAGCTGGAAATGTCGTTGAACATTTCTTCGACGTCCGGCTGGGCGGCCAGATAATCGATCACCGGTTGCTCGAGGCCGGAATGCTCACGCAACTCGGGCTTCCAGTAGGGGTTGGGCAGGCAGCGCACGTCGAACACCAGGTCGGCATCGACCGGCATGCCGCGCTTGAAACCGAACGACTCGACCAGGAATGCCGTGCCAGGCTCGGGCTGGTTCAGCAGGCGCAGCTTGATCGAATCCCGCAACTGGTAGAGGTTCAGGCTGGTGGTGTCGATTTTCAGGTCGGCCAGGTCGGAAATCGGCCCAAGCAGTTCGCTCTCCACGCGGATTGCCTCTGCCAGCGAACGGTCGGCATTGGTCAGCGGGTGGCGTCGGCGGGTTTCCGAAAAGCGCTTGAGCAGGGTGTCTTCGTCCGCATCCAGGAACAGTACGTCGCACTTGATATGCCGGGCGCGGGCCTCCTCGAGCAACTCGGGGAAACGGGACAGATGGCTGGGCAGGTTGCGTGCGTCGATCGACACGGCGACCTTGGGTTGCAGCAGCTCGGTATTGATCAGGGCATTTTCCGCCAGCTGCGGCAACAGCCCGGCGGGCAGGTTGTCAATGCAGTAGAAACCATGGTCTTCCAGGACGTCGAGGGCGGTGCTCTTGCCGGAGCCGGAGCGGCCGCTGACGATGATCAGGCGCATGTCTCAGTGCTCGTTCTGTACGTCCAGGACAACCTGGAACAGGGCCTCGCTGCTGGTGGCCGCACGCAGGCGATCACGCACCTCCTTGCGATCAAGCATGCTGGCAATCTGGCGCAGCAGTTCCAGATGAGCATCGGTGGCGGCTTCTGGCACCAGCAGGACGAACAGCAGGTCCACCGGAGCACCATCGATGGCGTCATAGTCGATCGGGGCTTCCAGGTGCAGCAGGGCGCTGACCGGAGCCGAGCATCCGTGGAGCCGGCAGTGGGGAATGGCAATGCCATTGCCGAAACCGGTCGAGCCGAGTTTTTCCCGGGCAACCAGTTTTTCGAAGATGTCCTGCATCTCCAGTTCCGGCACTTGTTCGGAGATGATGGTGGCGACCTTTTCCAGGGCGCGCTTCTTGCTGCCACCCGGCACGTTCACCAGGGAACGGCCGGGGGTCAGGATGGTTTCAAGTCGGATCATGGATGAGGGGGATCAGCGGGCAGCTGCACCTTGCAGCAGGCTCTGCTGTTTTTCCTTGTGTTTTTTCAGTTGGCGGTCGAGCTTGTCGGCCAAGGCATCGATCGCTGCATACATGTCTTCGTGTTCGGCGTTGGCAACCACTTCGCCGCCGGGAATCTGCAGGGTCGCCTCGACCTTCTGCTGCAGCTTCTCGACCTTCATGATGACCTGCACGTTGGTGATCTTGTCGAAGTGACTTTCCACGCGGGCGAGCTTTTCAAGCACGTAATCGCGCAGTGGCTGGGTGACTTCTACATGCTGTCCACTGATATTGACTTGCATACAGCTTCTCCTTTGTTGCCCGTGCATAAAGAGGCAGGTCTTGCACCTGCCCCACAAACGCTGTGGCGCATCTCAGGGGCTACATCAGTCGCTTGCGTTCGCTCGACGGTGCGATGCCGAGAGACTCGCGGTACTTGGCGACGGTGCGACGGGCTACCTGGATGCCTTGTGCCTCCAGTAAACCAGCGATCTTGCTGTCACTCAATGGCTTTTTCTGATTTTCCGCCGCAACCAGTTTCTTGATGATCGCGCGGATCGCCGTGGACGAGCATTCGCCGCCTTCGGAGGTGCTCACGTGGCTGGAGAAAAAGTATTTCAGTTCGTAGATGCCACGCGGCGTGTGCATGTATTTCTGCGTGGTAACCCGCGAAATGGTCGACTCGTGCATGCCCACGGCCTCGGCGATGTCATGCAGCACCAGGGGTTTCATCGCTTCGTCGCCGTGGTCGAGGAAGCCGCGCTGGTGCTCGACGATCTGCGTGGCCACCTTCATCAGGGTCTCGTTGCGGCTTTGCAGGCTCTTGATGAACCAGCGCGCTTCCTGCAGCTGGTTGCGCATGAAGGTGTTGTCGGCACTGGTATCGGCCCGGCGCACAAAACCGGCGTACTGCGGGTTGACGCGCAGGCGCGGGATGGCCTCCTGGTTCAGCTCCACCAGCCAGCGGTCATTGTTCTTGCGCACGATGACGTCGGGCACCACGTATTCAGGCTCGCTGGACTCGATCTGCGACCCCGGGCGCGGGTTGAGGCTCTGCACCAGCTCGATGACCTGGCGCAGCTCGTCCTCCTTGATTTTCATGCGCCGCATCAACTGGCTGTAGTCGCGGCTACCGAGCAGGTCGATGAAATCGGTGACCAGGCGCTTGGCTTCGTTCATCCACGGGGTGTTGGCTGGCAGCTGGCGCAGTTGCAGCAGCAGGCATTCGCCGAGGTTGCGAGCGCCGACGCCGGCCGGCTCGAACTGCTGGATACGGTGCAGTACCGCTTCGACTTCGTCCAGCTCGATATCCAGCTCAGGGTCGAAACCGGCGCAGATTTCCTCGAGGGTGTCTTCCAGGTAGCCCTGGCCATTGATGCTGTCGATCAGGGTGACGGCGATCAGGCGGTCGGTATCCGACATCGGTGCCAGGTTCAGCTGCCACAGCAGGTGGCTTTGCAGGCTTTCACCGGCCGATGTCCGCGTGGTGAAGTCCCATTCGTCATCGTCGCTGCTCGGCAGGCTGCTGGCGCTGGTCTGGTAGATGTCTTCCCAGGCGGTGTCGACCGGCAGCTCGTTGGGAATGCGCTCGCTCCACTCACCGTCTTCAAGGTTATCGGCACTGCTGGTGCTTTCCTGGAAGCTGTTGTCCTGGACTTCGGCGACCGGTTTGTTCTCGGCGTTGTCCGCCATCGGGTCGCTGTTATCGAAGTCGTCGCCGTCTTCCTGACGTTCGAGCATCGGGTTCGACTCCAGCGCTTCCTGGATTTCCTGTTGGAGGTCCAGGGTGGAGAGCTGGAGCAGGCGGATGGCCTGTTGCAACTGCGGCGTCATCGTCAGTTGCTGGCCCATTTTTAGGACGAGCGATGGTTTCATGGCTGGGGCTTAATACCTTGTTCGCCGGCGCGCATGCGCCATCCACTACACGGGGGCGCCGGAGCGCCAGATCAAGCAAGTTTTATGCCTTAAATTGTAGCGTTTGCCTAGAGCACCGTAACAACTTTACCCCCCGTTGCAGGGCGAATTGCCAGCGCTCCAGGCGCGTGCCAGGGTCAGAGCCGGAACTCGTGGCCCAGGTAAACCTCTTTGACCAGGTCGTTGGCCAGGATGGTCTCGGCATCGCCTTCGGCGATGAGGCGGCCATCATTGACGATATAGGCGGTTTCGCAGATATCCAGGGTTTCGCGGACGTTGTGGTCG harbors:
- the tldD gene encoding metalloprotease TldD encodes the protein MSQMLSTVSEQLLAPGGLTLDSLQSVLGELAGPGIDAADLYFQGQISETWALEDGIVKEGSFNLDQGVGVRAQSGEKTGFAYSNAINLEALTSAARAARSISRAGQDGKVQAFRSQDVAALYPADNPLDVLSRAEKVELLKRVDAATRALDPRIQQVSVSMAGVWERILVAAADGSLAADVRPLVRFNVSVIVEQNGRRERGGQGGGGRTDYRFFTEERVMGYAREALRQALVNLEAIPAPAGTLPVVLGSGWSGVLLHEAVGHGLEGDFNRKGSSAFSGRIGEKVASSLCTIVDDGTLEGRRGSLSVDDEGTPTECTTLIENGVLKGYMQDKLNARLMGMAVTGNGRRESYAHLPMPRMTNTYMRAGESDPQEIIASVKKGIYCANLGGGQVDITSGKFVFSTSEAYLIEDGKITAPVKGATLIGNGPEAMSRVSMVGNDLALDSGVGTCGKDGQSVPVGVGQPTLKLDAITVGGTGA
- the yjgA gene encoding ribosome biogenesis factor YjgA; translation: MVDSNDDAFDGEKSKTQIKRELHALVELGERLTTLKADTLARLPLTDELRKALAEASKHTAHGARKRHMSFVGKLMRVQDLDAIHALLEQMDSSTRQYNERFHSLERWRDRLIDGNDEDLERFVNEYPDTDRQQLRSLVRHAQHEKARNKPPAAARKVFKYIRDLDELQRGLR
- a CDS encoding YhdP family protein, yielding MGRLNRVLVALTRWGLGICALLAVLVALYVSLGRELVPLVAEYRADVESKAEQALGLPVHVGGLEGRWSGLAPMLLVRDLQLGEGGTALRLDEVKVVPDIWASLSAREVRLARIQLGGLQLILRENEQGQWALEGLPKKDDAPLDPAELLQRLRQLGRIDVFDSQVTLHPWQRDPLTLTYVSAGLQAGASRQALDLRATLPDGQPMALNLRSRASASAWRDGQIEAYLSLPQSDWARWLPPQLLGQWHADALRAGGEFWVDWQAGQLQQAVVRLNAPALQGAYAGRQAAKLNNLALGAWFQRREQGFDVVLDSLAMDIGKTRWESHLQLQQRPGDNPAEESWRLQADRLDLTPLTPLIDALAPLPDKVMAVVDGLKVTGALRNVRLEARPKAEGDQRLQFEANLDKVGFDAYHNAPAAGNVSGSISGDLGHGELRLDTDAFMLHLYPIFAKPWHYQKANARLTWTLDQQGFTLVAPYLKVLGEEGKIAGDFLIRLLFEEGREDYMDLRVGLTEGDGRYTAKYLPEVLSPALDEWLRSAIVKGMVDEGYFLYQGSLNHGVAPEARSISLFFKVRDAALDFQPGWPQVQHVDGDVLIEDSGVRIKAQRGVLLDTKVSDVSVDIPHVEAGQPSHLYLDGDFDGSLGDGLKILKEAPIGTGEIFAGWEGEGPLLGKVKLDIPLAHGQRPKVQVDFTTHDAQLKVAPPSLELSRLKGDFSFDFDKGLSGKGISLQAFGKPVTAQIRAEGQPGQMQTRISANGQVSLKALTDWLQFKQALPASGELPYQLQLSLGSRDNRLNVNSSLKGVAIDLPAPFGKTAAETRDSRFSMTLQGPERRFDAAYVDLARFAYAAPADKLAQGRGELLLGTGDAQLPAGQGLRVRGRLETLDLAPWQEQAARLAGGDPGGSARQNLQGVDLSIGQLKAFGMDLNQAVVRLARSGPAWDVRLDSKEVIGNARLPDAKGAPLVVRMQTLRLPAASAAEQQAEEGPDPLAAFDPRKVPALDLSIDKLYRGDDLFGSASLKLRPTARGVTASDIDLAFKGLHINGGGGWEGEPGSTGSWYKGRLDGQNLADVLKAWGFAPTVTSRDFRLDVDGRWPGSPAAVSLKRFSGSMDAALRTGQFVEVEGSAQALRVFGLLNFNSIGRRLRLDFSDLFDKGLAYDRVKGLLVASDGVYVTREPIAVTGPSSNFELDGTLDMVNDRVDANLQVSLPVTNNLPLAALIVGAPAVGGALFLVDRLIGDRVSRFASVHYRVEGPWKEPRITFVKPFEKSRQESP
- a CDS encoding FagA protein codes for the protein MMFMKPVFRELPYLDNWRWLSLRIRCALEPDEPRLIEHYLAEGRYLVCCTETSPWTVALSAFRLLLDTACDRMLPWHWRCQCLDQAWRPLLDLRNLDRQANNQRWQPYALQLANCRLLPSISPDELMQGSEHE
- the pmbA gene encoding metalloprotease PmbA, which codes for MSAVQSVGPKDLPALQEQVEAIIAEARRQGASACEVAVSLEQGLSTTVRQREVETVEFNRDQGFGITLYVGQRKGSASTSASGPEAIRETVAAALAIARHTSEDTCSGLADAALMAREIPDLDLYHDWDLEPEKAIEMALACEAAAFDADPRIQNADGTTLNTHQGCRVYGNSHGFIGSYASTRHSLSCVMIAEGDGQMQRDYWYDVNRQGNLLADPRSIGMRAAQRAASRLGARPVPTCEVPVLFSAELAGGLFGSFLSAISGGNLYRKSSFLEGTLGQRLFPTWLTLDERPHIPRALGSAAFDGDGLATYAKPFVDNGELVSYLLGTYSGRKLGLPSTANAGGVHNLFVSHGVEDQAALIRRMGRGLLVTELMGHGLNMVTGDYSRGAAGFWVENGEIQHAVQEVTIAGNMKDMFQQIVAIGSDLETRSNIHTGSVLIERMTVAGS
- a CDS encoding carbon-nitrogen hydrolase family protein, which produces MKVAVIQMVSQDDVLANLQRAGALLEQAASGGARLAVLPENFAAMGRKDAAAIGRAEALGEGPILPWLKRTARDLRLWIVAGTLPLPPVGQPEAKAHACSLLIDEHGEVAARYDKLHLFDVDVADNRGRYRESDDYAHGAQVVVADTPVGRLGLSVCYDLRFPELYSALRAAGAELITAPAAFTAVTGAAHWEVLVRARAIETQCYLLAAAQGGTHPGPRETHGHAAIIDPWGRIVAEQAHGEAVLLAERDIDEQASIRARMPVLSHRRFFSQDALRPAHTSE